The following are encoded together in the Nocardioides thalensis genome:
- the secG gene encoding preprotein translocase subunit SecG, translating into MSTLLTVLLVITSMLMILMVLLHKGRGGGLSDMFGGGVSSSLGGSSVAERNLDRFTVGIGIIWFACVIALGLLLAY; encoded by the coding sequence CTGTCGACGCTTCTCACTGTCCTGCTCGTGATCACGAGCATGCTCATGATCCTCATGGTGCTCCTGCACAAGGGGCGCGGCGGCGGGCTCTCGGACATGTTCGGTGGCGGCGTCTCCAGCTCCCTGGGTGGCTCCTCCGTCGCCGAGCGCAACCTCGACCGGTTCACGGTCGGCATCGGCATCATCTGGTTCGCCTGCGTCATCGCCCTCGGGCTCCTGCTGGCCTACTGA
- a CDS encoding RNA polymerase-binding protein RbpA, with translation MAGGGNAIRGSRVGAGPMGEAERGEAAPRQAVTYFCAHGHRSVITFSVEAAVPESWDCPKCGLPGSLDSDNPPPAPKIEPYKTHLAYVKERRSDKEAQVILDEAIQLLRSRRKSGEIIF, from the coding sequence TTGGCCGGTGGAGGCAACGCGATCCGAGGCAGCCGTGTCGGCGCCGGACCGATGGGTGAGGCCGAGCGGGGCGAGGCCGCGCCGCGCCAGGCGGTCACCTACTTCTGCGCCCACGGACACCGCTCCGTGATCACCTTCTCGGTCGAGGCGGCCGTGCCCGAGTCGTGGGACTGCCCCAAGTGCGGCCTCCCCGGCTCGCTCGACTCCGACAACCCGCCGCCGGCCCCGAAGATCGAGCCCTACAAGACCCACCTCGCCTACGTGAAGGAGCGCCGCTCCGACAAGGAGGCCCAGGTGATCCTCGACGAGGCCATCCAGCTCCTCCGCTCCCGCCGCAAGTCCGGCGAGATCATCTTCTGA
- the pgl gene encoding 6-phosphogluconolactonase, producing the protein MTDPAPLVEVHDSPELLATAVAGELLNRIADAQAAGHVPHISLTGGTIAVAIHEEVARHAPASGVDWGAVHVWFGDERFVAPDSPDRNAGQARAAFIDAVGVPDANVHEFPSTADAADVDEAAARYAEELRAHWPGRFDVMMLGVGPDGHVNSLFPGFPQLTATGPTAGVTGSPKPPPERVTLTFETTSAAASVWFLVSGDGKADAVRRALADDGSVQETPARGVTGQAETIWFLDTAAASLL; encoded by the coding sequence ATGACCGACCCTGCCCCGCTCGTCGAGGTCCACGACTCCCCCGAGCTGCTCGCCACCGCGGTCGCGGGCGAGCTGCTCAACCGGATCGCCGACGCCCAGGCCGCCGGCCACGTCCCGCACATCTCGCTCACCGGCGGCACGATCGCCGTCGCGATCCACGAGGAGGTCGCGCGGCACGCGCCCGCGTCGGGCGTCGACTGGGGCGCGGTGCACGTCTGGTTCGGCGACGAGCGCTTCGTCGCCCCCGACTCGCCCGACCGGAACGCCGGGCAGGCACGCGCCGCGTTCATCGACGCGGTCGGCGTACCCGACGCCAACGTGCACGAGTTCCCCTCGACCGCCGACGCCGCCGACGTCGACGAGGCCGCCGCCCGCTACGCCGAGGAGCTGCGGGCGCACTGGCCCGGCAGGTTCGACGTGATGATGCTCGGCGTGGGACCCGACGGCCACGTCAACTCGCTGTTCCCGGGCTTCCCGCAGCTGACGGCCACCGGCCCCACCGCCGGCGTCACCGGCTCGCCGAAGCCGCCGCCGGAACGGGTCACCCTGACGTTCGAGACGACGTCCGCCGCCGCGTCGGTGTGGTTCCTCGTGTCCGGCGACGGCAAGGCCGACGCCGTCCGCCGCGCCCTCGCCGACGACGGCTCGGTCCAGGAGACCCCCGCCCGCGGCGTCACCGGCCAGGCCGAGACCATCTGGTTCCTCGACACCGCCGCCGCCTCCCTCCTGTAA
- the pgi gene encoding glucose-6-phosphate isomerase, producing the protein MGGSNPPVDATTTEAWATLRALADGFSPDLRAQLADREWVERSSLTAGDLFVDLSKNLVSPEIWRALRDLADQVGLAGRRDAMFAGEHINVTEDRAVLHTALRKPAGAVLEVDGADVVAGVHEVLQRMYGFADEVRSGAWRGATGERIRTVVNIGIGGSDLGPVMAYESLEPYVQDGLECRFISNIDPADTAVTLAGLDPATTLFIVASKTFGTLETLTNARLCREWLLDGLPGADRADAVKRHFVAVSTALDKVEAFGIDPANAFGFWDWVGGRYSVDSAIGLSLVIAIGPERFSELLAGFHAMDEHFRTADAEHNVPLLMGLLNVWYVNFLGAHTHAVLPYAQALHRFPAYLQQLTMESNGKGVRWDGTPVTSETGEVFWGEQGTNGQHAFYQLIHQGTRLIPADFIAVANPAHPLADGDTDVHELFLANFFAQTKALAFGKTADEVRAEGTAEELVPARVFTGNRPTTSIMAPALTPSVLGQLVALYEHITFVQGVVWGIDSFDQWGVELGKQLAQQVTPAVSGDESALAEQDASTQSLIRYYREHRRR; encoded by the coding sequence ATGGGCGGGTCGAACCCACCGGTCGACGCCACCACCACCGAGGCCTGGGCGACGCTCCGGGCCCTCGCAGACGGCTTCTCCCCCGACCTCCGGGCGCAGCTCGCCGACCGCGAGTGGGTGGAGCGGTCCTCGCTCACCGCCGGGGACCTGTTCGTCGACCTGTCGAAGAACCTGGTCAGCCCCGAGATCTGGCGGGCGCTCCGCGACCTTGCTGACCAGGTCGGGCTTGCAGGCCGGCGCGACGCGATGTTCGCGGGTGAGCACATCAACGTGACCGAGGACCGCGCGGTGCTGCACACCGCCCTGCGCAAGCCGGCGGGCGCCGTACTGGAGGTCGACGGGGCTGATGTCGTCGCCGGCGTCCACGAGGTGCTGCAGCGGATGTACGGGTTCGCCGACGAGGTGCGGTCCGGCGCGTGGCGGGGCGCCACCGGCGAGCGGATCCGCACGGTGGTCAACATCGGCATCGGCGGCTCCGACCTCGGGCCGGTGATGGCCTACGAGTCGCTCGAGCCGTACGTCCAGGACGGCCTGGAGTGCCGGTTCATCAGCAACATCGACCCGGCCGACACCGCGGTCACCCTGGCCGGGCTCGACCCCGCGACGACGTTGTTCATCGTGGCGAGCAAGACGTTCGGCACGCTCGAGACGCTGACCAACGCGCGGCTGTGCCGCGAGTGGCTGCTGGACGGGCTGCCCGGCGCCGACCGCGCCGACGCGGTCAAGCGGCACTTCGTCGCGGTGTCGACGGCGCTCGACAAGGTCGAGGCGTTCGGCATCGACCCGGCCAACGCGTTCGGGTTCTGGGACTGGGTGGGCGGCCGCTACTCGGTCGACTCCGCGATCGGGCTGTCCCTGGTCATCGCGATCGGTCCGGAGCGGTTCTCCGAGCTGCTGGCCGGCTTCCACGCGATGGACGAGCACTTCCGTACGGCGGACGCCGAGCACAACGTGCCGCTGCTGATGGGTCTGCTCAACGTCTGGTACGTCAACTTCCTCGGAGCGCACACCCACGCCGTCCTCCCCTACGCGCAGGCGCTGCACCGCTTCCCGGCGTACCTCCAGCAGCTCACGATGGAGTCCAACGGCAAGGGCGTGCGGTGGGACGGCACGCCAGTCACCTCCGAGACCGGCGAGGTCTTCTGGGGCGAGCAGGGCACCAACGGGCAGCACGCGTTCTACCAGCTGATCCACCAGGGCACCCGGCTGATCCCCGCCGACTTCATCGCGGTCGCCAACCCGGCCCACCCGCTGGCCGACGGCGACACCGACGTCCACGAGCTCTTCCTGGCCAACTTCTTCGCCCAGACCAAGGCGCTCGCGTTCGGCAAGACGGCCGACGAGGTGCGCGCCGAGGGCACCGCGGAGGAGCTGGTGCCCGCGCGCGTGTTCACCGGCAACCGGCCGACCACGTCGATCATGGCGCCCGCGCTCACGCCGTCGGTGCTCGGGCAGCTGGTCGCGCTCTACGAGCACATCACGTTCGTCCAGGGCGTCGTCTGGGGCATCGACAGCTTCGACCAGTGGGGGGTCGAGCTCGGCAAGCAGCTCGCCCAGCAGGTCACGCCGGCCGTGTCCGGTGACGAGAGCGCCCTCGCCGAGCAGGACGCCTCGACGCAGTCACTCATCCGCTACTACCGGGAGCACCGCCGCCGATGA
- the tal gene encoding transaldolase, which translates to MSDRLKALADAGVSIWLDDLSRERIETGNLAELVDQKSVVGVTTNPTIFASAISNGERYDAQVRKLVADGADVDKVIFELTTDDVRNACDILAPVSASTKDDGRVSIEVEPTLANDTPGTIASAKALWTAVDRPNALIKIPATLEGLPAITEAIGSGISVNVTLIFSTERYRAVMDAYLAGLEQAADAGIDLSTIRSVASFFVSRVDTEIDARLEKIGSDEALGLRGKAAVANARLAYAAFEEVFSSDRWQALKGKGANVQRPLWASTGVKNPEYPDTLYVTDLVVADTVNTMPEKTLEAFADHGEVNGDMVTGRAQEAQELFDQLAAVGVDLDDVFLVLESEGVDKFKASWIELVETVKGQMAAAAS; encoded by the coding sequence ATGAGTGATCGTTTGAAGGCACTGGCCGACGCCGGTGTGTCCATCTGGCTGGACGACCTGTCCCGCGAGCGGATCGAGACCGGCAACCTCGCCGAGCTCGTCGACCAGAAGTCGGTGGTCGGCGTGACCACCAACCCGACGATCTTCGCCTCCGCCATCAGCAACGGCGAGCGCTACGACGCGCAGGTGCGCAAGCTGGTGGCCGACGGGGCCGACGTCGACAAGGTGATCTTCGAGCTCACCACCGACGACGTGCGCAACGCCTGCGACATCCTCGCTCCGGTCTCGGCGTCCACCAAGGACGACGGCCGGGTCTCGATCGAGGTGGAGCCGACCCTGGCCAACGACACCCCCGGCACCATCGCCTCGGCCAAGGCGCTGTGGACCGCGGTGGACCGCCCGAACGCGCTGATCAAGATCCCGGCGACGCTCGAGGGCCTGCCGGCCATCACCGAGGCCATCGGCTCGGGCATCTCGGTCAACGTGACGCTGATCTTCTCCACCGAGCGCTACCGCGCCGTCATGGACGCCTACCTCGCCGGCCTGGAGCAGGCCGCCGACGCGGGCATCGACCTGTCGACCATCCGCTCGGTGGCGTCGTTCTTCGTGTCCCGCGTCGACACCGAGATCGACGCGCGGCTGGAGAAGATCGGCAGCGACGAGGCGCTCGGCCTGCGCGGCAAGGCCGCGGTCGCCAACGCCCGGCTCGCCTACGCGGCGTTCGAGGAGGTCTTCTCGTCCGACCGGTGGCAGGCGCTCAAGGGCAAGGGCGCCAACGTGCAGCGTCCGCTGTGGGCCTCGACCGGCGTCAAGAACCCCGAGTACCCCGACACCCTCTACGTCACCGACCTCGTCGTCGCCGACACCGTCAACACGATGCCGGAGAAGACGCTGGAGGCCTTCGCCGACCACGGCGAGGTCAACGGCGACATGGTGACCGGCCGTGCCCAGGAGGCGCAGGAGCTGTTCGACCAGCTGGCCGCCGTCGGTGTCGACCTCGACGACGTCTTCCTCGTGCTCGAGTCGGAGGGCGTCGACAAGTTCAAGGCGTCCTGGATCGAGCTGGTCGAGACGGTCAAGGGCCAGATGGCCGCGGCCGCCTCCTGA
- the tkt gene encoding transketolase, whose product MDAVQKVGNGHPGTAMSLAPAAYLLFQKVMRHDPADPDWMARDRFVLSAGHSSITLYTQLYLGGFGLELDDLKSLRTWGSKTPGHPEHGHTAGVEVTTGPLGQGISNAVGMAMAARRERGILDPDAADRDSIFDHHVYCIASDGDLEEGVSSEASSIAGTQRLGNLTVIYDANRISIEGDTLIALNEDVAQRYEAYGWHVQEVDWTGTNHSDLANYEEDVPALYEAIKAAAAVTDRPSMIVLKTVIAWPAPNAQNTEAAHGSALGEEEVAATKEVLGFDPAQTFAVPDDVITHTRGLVERGKALRAEWDEQYDAWASSHPEQLAILQRMKQRAVPEGLEAALPVFEADAKGVATRAASGKVINAIAPVMPELWGGSADLAGSNNTTIKDAKSFLPKDRSVEEWEGDPYQGRVLHFGIREHGMGAMMNGIAVHGGTRVFGGTFLTFSDYMRGAVRVGALMQAPVIYVWTHDSIGLGEDGPTHQPVEHLWALRAIPGLDVVRPADANETAAAWLQVLKNSDRPAGLILSRQNVPTFPRGTDGFATTDNVGKGGYVLLEADGGEPDVILIGTGSEVQLAVKARELLAADGINARVVSMPSIEWFEQQSQAYRDEVLPPTVKARVSVEAGLRLGWREYVGDAGRMVSLEHYGASADGARIFTEFGFTPEAVAQAAKDSIEAAAK is encoded by the coding sequence ATGGACGCCGTCCAGAAGGTCGGCAACGGGCACCCGGGCACCGCGATGAGCCTCGCGCCCGCGGCGTACCTGCTCTTCCAGAAGGTCATGCGCCACGACCCGGCCGACCCCGACTGGATGGCGCGCGACCGGTTCGTCCTCAGCGCCGGCCACAGCTCGATCACGCTCTACACGCAGCTCTACCTCGGCGGCTTCGGCCTCGAGCTCGACGACCTCAAGTCGCTGCGCACCTGGGGCTCCAAGACCCCCGGCCACCCCGAGCACGGCCACACCGCGGGCGTCGAGGTGACGACGGGCCCGCTCGGCCAGGGCATCTCCAACGCCGTCGGCATGGCGATGGCCGCTCGTCGCGAGCGCGGCATCCTCGACCCCGACGCGGCCGACCGCGACTCGATCTTCGACCACCACGTCTACTGCATCGCGTCCGACGGCGACCTCGAGGAGGGCGTCAGCAGCGAGGCCTCGTCGATCGCCGGCACGCAGCGGCTCGGCAACCTGACCGTCATCTACGACGCCAACCGCATCTCGATCGAGGGCGACACCCTGATCGCGCTCAACGAGGACGTCGCCCAGCGCTACGAGGCCTACGGCTGGCACGTGCAGGAGGTCGACTGGACCGGCACCAACCACAGCGACCTCGCCAACTACGAGGAGGACGTGCCGGCGCTCTACGAGGCGATCAAGGCGGCCGCCGCGGTCACCGACCGGCCGTCGATGATCGTCCTCAAGACCGTCATCGCCTGGCCCGCTCCCAACGCGCAGAACACCGAGGCCGCCCACGGCTCGGCGCTCGGCGAGGAGGAGGTCGCGGCGACCAAGGAGGTGCTCGGCTTCGACCCGGCGCAGACCTTCGCGGTGCCCGACGACGTGATCACCCACACCCGCGGGCTCGTCGAGCGCGGCAAGGCGCTCCGCGCCGAGTGGGACGAGCAGTACGACGCCTGGGCGTCGTCGCACCCGGAGCAGCTCGCGATCCTGCAGCGGATGAAGCAGCGCGCCGTGCCCGAGGGCCTCGAGGCCGCGTTGCCGGTGTTCGAGGCCGACGCCAAGGGCGTCGCCACCCGTGCCGCGTCCGGCAAGGTCATCAACGCGATCGCGCCCGTCATGCCCGAGCTGTGGGGCGGCTCGGCCGACCTCGCCGGCTCCAACAACACGACCATCAAGGACGCCAAGTCCTTCCTGCCGAAGGACCGCTCGGTCGAGGAGTGGGAGGGCGACCCCTACCAGGGCCGGGTCCTCCACTTCGGCATCCGCGAGCACGGCATGGGTGCGATGATGAACGGCATCGCCGTCCACGGCGGCACCCGCGTCTTCGGCGGCACGTTCCTCACGTTCTCCGACTACATGCGCGGCGCCGTACGCGTCGGCGCGCTGATGCAGGCGCCGGTCATCTACGTCTGGACGCACGACTCCATCGGCCTCGGCGAGGACGGCCCGACCCACCAGCCGGTCGAGCACCTCTGGGCGCTGCGCGCGATCCCCGGCCTCGACGTCGTACGACCGGCCGACGCCAACGAGACCGCTGCCGCGTGGCTGCAGGTCCTCAAGAACTCCGACCGCCCGGCCGGCCTGATCCTCAGCCGGCAGAACGTGCCGACGTTCCCGCGCGGCACCGACGGGTTCGCCACCACCGACAACGTCGGCAAGGGCGGCTACGTCCTGCTCGAGGCCGACGGCGGCGAGCCCGACGTCATCCTCATCGGCACCGGCTCCGAGGTGCAGCTGGCGGTCAAGGCCCGTGAGCTGCTCGCGGCCGACGGCATCAACGCCCGGGTCGTCTCGATGCCCTCGATCGAGTGGTTCGAGCAGCAGAGCCAGGCCTACCGCGACGAGGTGCTGCCGCCGACGGTCAAGGCGCGGGTGAGCGTCGAGGCGGGCCTGCGCTTGGGCTGGCGCGAGTACGTCGGCGACGCCGGCCGGATGGTCAGCCTCGAGCACTACGGCGCCTCGGCCGACGGCGCGCGGATCTTCACCGAGTTCGGGTTCACCCCCGAGGCCGTCGCGCAGGCGGCGAAGGACAGCATCGAGGCGGCCGCGAAGTAG
- a CDS encoding heme o synthase, with protein MRNSVTYVDPAVPAAEQPVTPVTDGVRAEPSGQPDGRATARDVVMAYVGLTKPRVIELLLLTTVPVMFFAAKGVPDLWLVVATVIGGTLSAGSASVFNCVYDRDIDEQMRRTRRRALPRHIVTPGAALVFGTVLGVVSTVVLWAWVNPLSAVLSVSANAFYVFVYTMLLKRRTTQNIVWGGIAGCFPALIGWTAVTNELSWVPIVLFAVVFFWTPPHTWALALRYREDYAQVDVPMLPVVKSAHNVAVQIVLYSWVMVATSLLLWPVAGTGPVYPIVAVALGAVFLVQAHQMERRAARSDDLSVIRPMHLFHSSNLYLSLLFVAVAIDPLLR; from the coding sequence GTGAGGAACTCCGTGACCTACGTCGACCCTGCCGTGCCCGCTGCTGAGCAGCCGGTGACGCCGGTCACTGACGGGGTCCGGGCGGAGCCTTCGGGGCAGCCGGACGGCCGGGCGACGGCCCGCGACGTCGTGATGGCCTACGTCGGGCTCACCAAGCCGCGGGTGATCGAGCTCCTGCTCCTCACCACCGTGCCGGTGATGTTCTTCGCCGCGAAGGGCGTGCCGGACCTGTGGCTGGTGGTGGCGACCGTCATCGGCGGCACGCTGTCGGCCGGCTCCGCGTCGGTCTTCAACTGCGTCTACGACCGCGACATCGACGAGCAGATGCGCCGCACCCGCCGGCGCGCGCTGCCGCGCCACATCGTCACGCCCGGCGCGGCGCTGGTGTTCGGCACCGTGCTCGGCGTCGTGTCGACGGTCGTGCTCTGGGCGTGGGTCAACCCGCTGTCGGCGGTGCTCTCCGTCTCGGCCAACGCGTTCTACGTGTTCGTCTACACGATGCTGCTGAAACGCCGTACGACCCAGAACATCGTCTGGGGCGGCATCGCCGGCTGCTTCCCGGCGCTGATCGGCTGGACCGCCGTCACCAACGAGCTCTCGTGGGTGCCCATCGTGCTGTTCGCCGTGGTGTTCTTCTGGACGCCGCCGCACACCTGGGCCCTGGCGCTGCGCTACCGCGAGGACTACGCCCAGGTCGACGTGCCGATGCTCCCGGTGGTGAAGTCGGCCCACAACGTGGCGGTCCAGATCGTCCTCTACAGCTGGGTCATGGTCGCGACGTCGCTGCTGCTGTGGCCGGTCGCCGGCACCGGCCCGGTCTACCCGATCGTGGCCGTCGCGCTCGGCGCGGTCTTCCTGGTGCAGGCCCACCAGATGGAGCGGCGCGCCGCCCGGTCCGACGACCTGTCGGTGATCCGGCCGATGCACCTGTTCCACAGCAGCAACCTCTACCTCTCGCTGCTGTTCGTCGCGGTCGCTATCGACCCGCTTCTTCGCTGA
- a CDS encoding nucleoside phosphorylase translates to MPDDSAFRHPLFEHDEAPRAYIEPSEQIRPLDVPQACVITFFGDAVQRLLDDGRARVINENRWEDGPHPLLEVEHEGERLAILQSGVGAPLAGALLEQVIAMGCRSFVACGGAGALRSDLPLGHLAVVTSALRDEGTSFHYLPASRYVEAHAPATAILEETLTEHEVPYAAGPTWTTDAPYRETHAKIAARREEGCLTVEMEASALAAVARFRGLALAQVLYGGDDLSGEHWDNRSWQTQADVRDNLLAIAGSAALRVERWRVSEEAGR, encoded by the coding sequence GTGCCCGACGACTCCGCCTTCCGCCACCCGCTCTTCGAGCACGACGAGGCACCCCGCGCCTACATCGAGCCCAGCGAGCAGATCCGGCCGCTGGACGTCCCCCAGGCGTGCGTCATCACGTTCTTCGGCGACGCCGTGCAGCGGCTCCTCGACGACGGCCGTGCCCGCGTGATCAACGAGAACCGCTGGGAGGACGGCCCGCACCCGCTCCTGGAGGTCGAGCACGAGGGTGAGCGGCTGGCGATCCTCCAGTCAGGCGTCGGCGCCCCGCTGGCCGGCGCGCTGTTGGAGCAGGTCATCGCGATGGGGTGCCGATCGTTCGTGGCGTGCGGGGGCGCCGGCGCTCTGCGGAGCGACCTGCCGCTCGGGCACCTGGCCGTCGTGACCTCGGCCCTCCGCGACGAGGGCACCTCGTTCCACTACCTGCCCGCCTCGCGGTACGTCGAGGCGCACGCGCCCGCCACGGCGATCCTGGAGGAGACGCTCACCGAGCACGAAGTGCCCTACGCCGCCGGGCCGACCTGGACCACCGACGCGCCGTACCGCGAGACGCACGCCAAGATCGCGGCGCGGCGGGAGGAGGGCTGCCTGACCGTCGAGATGGAGGCCTCCGCCCTGGCGGCGGTAGCGCGCTTCCGCGGACTGGCGCTGGCGCAGGTGCTGTACGGCGGCGACGACCTCTCCGGCGAGCACTGGGACAACCGGTCGTGGCAGACCCAGGCGGACGTGCGCGACAACCTCCTGGCGATCGCGGGCTCCGCGGCGCTGCGCGTGGAGCGCTGGCGCGTCAGCGAAGAAGCGGGTCGATAG
- a CDS encoding COX15/CtaA family protein, with protein MRKYLVPLAWANLVANVAIVVTGGAVRLTGSGLGCPTWPKCTDESYVAHGELGLHGAIEFGNRMVTFAVGAIAVLAFVAAWRSGDRRARLLTLLIGLYIPAQAVIGGITVLTDLNPWVVSFHFLSSMVIIALCVVLLDHLLADPRDGAGPRTRALTWATFAVGWVVLYLGTVVTGSGPHSGDLESKRTGLDPQVMSHVHAWAVYVLVALTLALVVIARRAGNRALTTTGAALLGLELAQGVVGFWQYFTDLPETLVAVHMLGAALTSAAITWVVLSGRENRVPTATAP; from the coding sequence GTGAGGAAGTACCTGGTCCCGTTGGCATGGGCCAACCTCGTCGCCAACGTGGCGATCGTCGTGACCGGCGGCGCCGTACGGCTGACCGGGTCGGGGCTCGGCTGCCCGACGTGGCCGAAGTGCACCGACGAGTCCTACGTGGCGCACGGCGAGCTCGGGCTGCACGGTGCCATCGAGTTCGGCAACCGGATGGTGACCTTCGCGGTCGGTGCGATCGCGGTGCTGGCGTTCGTCGCCGCGTGGCGCAGCGGCGACCGGCGGGCGCGGCTGCTCACGCTGCTGATCGGCCTCTACATCCCCGCTCAGGCCGTGATCGGCGGGATCACCGTCCTGACGGACCTGAACCCGTGGGTCGTCTCGTTCCACTTCCTGTCGTCGATGGTGATCATCGCGCTCTGCGTGGTGCTGCTCGACCACCTGCTCGCGGACCCGCGGGATGGGGCTGGACCGCGCACCCGGGCGCTGACCTGGGCGACGTTCGCCGTCGGCTGGGTCGTGCTCTACCTCGGGACGGTCGTGACCGGCTCCGGCCCGCACTCCGGCGACCTCGAGTCCAAGCGCACCGGGCTCGACCCGCAGGTCATGTCGCACGTCCACGCGTGGGCGGTCTACGTGCTGGTGGCGCTCACCTTGGCGCTGGTCGTGATCGCGCGGCGCGCCGGCAACCGGGCGCTCACGACGACGGGTGCGGCTCTGCTCGGACTCGAGCTGGCGCAGGGCGTGGTCGGCTTCTGGCAGTACTTCACCGACCTGCCCGAGACCCTGGTCGCCGTGCACATGCTCGGCGCGGCACTCACGTCGGCCGCGATCACCTGGGTCGTGCTGAGCGGCCGGGAAAATCGTGTGCCGACCGCAACCGCTCCCTGA
- a CDS encoding ABC transporter permease, giving the protein MSGTFAPAPGAAPLARQVLAQASMEARLMLRNGEQLLLAVVIPVIVLVGAVRGAERVGLELDGPAVDVLTPGVLALAVMSTAFTSLAIATGFERRYGLLKRLGASPLSRTGLLAGKVGALLVVEVLQFAVIATVGLVLGWSPSISVVGVLLTTVVGTAAFASLGMLLAGTLRAEATLAAANLVYLLLMAGGAVILPISAYGGLGDVVQWLPSGALGEAARAVCDGSVPWRDLGVLAVWAVAGSAATARWFKWE; this is encoded by the coding sequence GTGAGCGGCACGTTCGCGCCGGCGCCCGGCGCCGCTCCCCTGGCCCGGCAGGTGCTCGCCCAGGCCTCGATGGAGGCGCGGCTCATGCTCCGGAACGGCGAGCAGCTGCTGCTCGCCGTCGTGATCCCGGTCATCGTGCTCGTCGGCGCCGTCCGCGGCGCGGAGCGGGTCGGCCTGGAGCTGGACGGCCCGGCCGTCGACGTGCTGACGCCGGGCGTGCTCGCGCTGGCGGTGATGTCGACCGCGTTCACCTCGTTGGCGATCGCGACCGGGTTCGAGCGCCGCTACGGCCTGCTCAAGCGGCTCGGCGCCTCTCCCCTGTCCCGCACCGGCCTGCTCGCCGGCAAGGTCGGCGCGCTGCTGGTCGTCGAGGTGCTGCAGTTCGCGGTGATCGCCACCGTGGGCCTCGTGCTCGGCTGGTCGCCGTCGATCTCGGTGGTCGGCGTGCTGCTGACGACGGTGGTCGGCACCGCGGCCTTCGCGTCGCTCGGCATGCTGCTCGCCGGCACCCTGCGCGCGGAGGCGACCCTCGCGGCGGCGAACCTCGTCTACCTGCTGCTCATGGCCGGCGGCGCGGTCATCCTCCCGATCAGCGCGTACGGCGGCCTCGGCGACGTGGTGCAGTGGCTGCCGTCGGGGGCGCTCGGCGAGGCCGCGCGCGCGGTCTGCGACGGCTCCGTGCCGTGGCGCGACCTCGGGGTGCTCGCTGTCTGGGCGGTCGCCGGCTCGGCCGCCACCGCACGATGGTTCAAGTGGGAGTGA
- a CDS encoding ABC transporter ATP-binding protein has product MPASPAEPAVRVDGLAMRYGDKVAVDGLSLEVERHTITAVLGPNGAGKTTTLETCEGYRRPQAGSVRVLGLDPVRDRQALVPRIGVMLQSGGAWSGSKPPEMLRHLSRLHARPLDTGLLMERLSLHECARTPYRRLSGGQQQRLGLAMALVGRPELVFVDEPTAGMDPQIRRDVWELLEELRGDGVTVVLTTHYLEEAERLADKVHILDHGRLVASGSPLELTRGGTVATIRIVVTQPFPSGAPEALAAALGETTELTVLDALSLQVSGPADGSTLATVSRWCEDHDVLPESLTLGQRNLEDVFLELTSESREDAR; this is encoded by the coding sequence GTGCCCGCATCGCCCGCCGAACCCGCTGTCCGGGTCGACGGCTTGGCGATGAGGTACGGCGACAAGGTGGCCGTCGACGGGCTCTCCCTCGAGGTGGAGCGGCACACGATCACCGCCGTGCTCGGCCCGAACGGCGCCGGGAAGACCACCACGCTGGAGACCTGCGAGGGCTACCGCCGGCCGCAGGCCGGCTCGGTGCGCGTGCTCGGCCTCGACCCGGTGCGCGACCGGCAGGCGCTGGTGCCGCGGATCGGCGTGATGCTCCAGTCCGGAGGCGCGTGGAGCGGCTCGAAGCCGCCGGAGATGCTGCGGCACCTCTCCCGCCTGCACGCGCGACCGCTCGACACCGGCCTGCTGATGGAGCGGCTGAGCCTCCACGAGTGCGCGCGGACGCCGTACCGGCGGCTCTCGGGGGGCCAGCAGCAGCGGCTGGGCCTCGCGATGGCGCTCGTCGGGCGGCCGGAGCTGGTGTTCGTCGACGAGCCGACCGCGGGCATGGACCCGCAGATCCGCCGGGACGTGTGGGAGCTGCTCGAGGAGCTGCGCGGCGACGGCGTGACCGTCGTGCTGACGACGCACTACCTCGAGGAGGCCGAGCGCCTGGCGGACAAGGTGCACATCCTCGACCACGGCCGACTGGTGGCGAGCGGCTCGCCTCTCGAGCTCACCCGGGGCGGCACCGTCGCGACGATCCGGATCGTCGTCACCCAGCCGTTCCCGTCCGGTGCACCCGAGGCGCTCGCCGCGGCCCTCGGGGAGACCACCGAGCTGACCGTGCTCGACGCCCTCTCCCTCCAGGTCTCCGGACCGGCCGACGGCTCCACGCTCGCCACCGTCTCGCGCTGGTGCGAGGACCACGACGTGCTGCCCGAGTCGCTGACGCTGGGTCAGCGCAACCTCGAGGACGTGTTCCTCGAGCTGACATCCGAGTCGCGGGAGGACGCGCGGTGA